From the genome of Spinacia oleracea cultivar Varoflay chromosome 2, BTI_SOV_V1, whole genome shotgun sequence, one region includes:
- the LOC130467766 gene encoding uncharacterized protein isoform X2: MGTREVYEEKLRTGNVYHHDPTINPGLGTPRCPRCLFLLDSDSKNGEWTITSVLHDATAVVPLFNIMNKFDGETITEVVRPQIARMRYRVTKLPPYIIVHMQRFTKNNFFVEKNPTLGLHSEDCALCEEFDVVREQWAKFFTNKYLLLALARLIELV, encoded by the exons ATGGGAACCCGAGAAGTGTACGAGGAGAAGCTTCGAACTGGAAATGTGTATCACCATGATCCCACCATTAATCCTGGCCTcggcacccctcgctgcccccGTTGTCTCTTTCTCCTCGACTCCGATTCT AAAAATGGTGAATGGACAATTACTTCTGTCTTGCACGATGCTACAGCTGTG GTTCCACTTTTCAACATAATGAACAAGTTTGACGGGGAGACCATAACAGAAGTCGTGCGTCCTCAAATAGCTAGGATGCGATATCGTGTAACTAAACTGCCACCTTACATTATTGTGCACATGCAGCGTTTCACGAAGAACAACTTCTTTGTTGAGAAGAATCCCACCCTTG gtctacactccgaggattgcgccttatgcgaggaatttgatgtggttcgtgagcaatgggctaagttttttaccaacaagtatttattattggctttagcgcgcttgatcgagttggtttag
- the LOC130467766 gene encoding uncharacterized protein isoform X1 has translation MCITMIPPLILASAPLAAPVVSFSSTPILKMVNGQLLLSCTMLQLWYALSLSLCLYPDKPSNSAAFEIEEVPLFNIMNKFDGETITEVVRPQIARMRYRVTKLPPYIIVHMQRFTKNNFFVEKNPTLGLHSEDCALCEEFDVVREQWAKFFTNKYLLLALARLIELV, from the exons ATGTGTATCACCATGATCCCACCATTAATCCTGGCCTcggcacccctcgctgcccccGTTGTCTCTTTCTCCTCGACTCCGATTCT AAAAATGGTGAATGGACAATTACTTCTGTCTTGCACGATGCTACAGCTGTGGTatgctctctctctttctctttgcTTATACCCAGATAAGCCTTCGAACTCAGCCGCCTTCGAAATTGAGGAG GTTCCACTTTTCAACATAATGAACAAGTTTGACGGGGAGACCATAACAGAAGTCGTGCGTCCTCAAATAGCTAGGATGCGATATCGTGTAACTAAACTGCCACCTTACATTATTGTGCACATGCAGCGTTTCACGAAGAACAACTTCTTTGTTGAGAAGAATCCCACCCTTG gtctacactccgaggattgcgccttatgcgaggaatttgatgtggttcgtgagcaatgggctaagttttttaccaacaagtatttattattggctttagcgcgcttgatcgagttggtttag